The sequence GTGCCCGCCGCCCGCAAGGCACGGCTCACAGCAGCTTCCTGAGCCGGAACAGATCCAGCAGGCCCGCCTCCAGCCGCACCCGGCCCGAGCCCCAGGCGGCCGCGAAGTCCAGCCCGCCGTCCACCAGGGCCACCAGGTCGTCCCCGGCCAGGGCGAGCCTGATCCGCGCCTTCTCCCGCGGCGGACCGGCAAAGGTGTCGTCCACCACGATCCGCCCGCCCGTCATCCGCCCGGCGAAGGTGACGTCCAGGTCGGTGATGTGGCAGCTCACCGAGCGGTCCAGCGCGGCGGCCGCGCGGACGTCGCCCTCGGCGCCCCGCATGTTGTCCGAAAGCTTCTCCAGTGCGGCGCGGCACTCCTCGATCGTGGCCATCGCCCCCGACGCTACCCCAGCGGTTCGAGGTAGCGTCGGGGCATGAGCGAGTCCGTGTCCGAGGCCGGGACGGAACCGGGGGCCGAGCCCGAACGCGCGCCCGAGCCCGCCGCCCCGGCCCCCCTGAACCTCCCGCGCACCCCCACCGGCGACGCCGGGGTCGACGCGTGCCTGGAGCGGCTGGCCGACGCCGGCCACCTCGCCACCGACGGACATGCCGAGGTGTACGAGGATGTACTTCGGGGGCTGCGCGACGCGCTCACCGCGCTCGACGCCCGCCCGGAACCTCCGGTGCCCCCGACGCCGTACCCCAGCAGACCGTAACCAGAGCAGGAGCTGAACCGAACGTGGCAGGAGTCGCACGCCGCCGTCTCGACGCGGAGCTGGTCCGCCGGAAGCTCGCCCGTTCGCGCGAGCACGCCAGCCAGCTGATCGCCGCCGGGCGGGTCTCCGTCGGCAAGACCGTGGCGACCAAGCCGGCCACCCAGGTGGAGACCGCCGCGGCCATCGTGGTCTCCGCCGACGACAGCGACCCCGACTACGTCTCCCGGGGCGGGCACAAGCTGGCCGGCGCGCTGGCGGCGTTCGGGCCGCGGGGACTCGTGGTCGAGGGCCGGCGCGCGCTGGACGCCGGCGCCTCCACCGGCGGCTTCACCGATGTCCTGCTGCGCGCGGGCGCCGCCCACGTCGTCGCCGTCGACGTCGGCTACGGCCAGCTCGCCTGGTCCCTCCAACAGGATGAACGCGTCACCGTCAAGGACCGTACGAACGTACGCGAGTTGACGCTCGAGGCGATCGATGGGGAACCGGTGGACCTGGTCGTGGGCGATCTGTCCTTCATTCCGCTCGGACTGGTGCTGCCCGCTCTCAAGCGGTGCGTGACGCCGGACGCCGACCTGGTGATGATGGTCAAGCCGCAGTTCGAGGTGGGCAAGGAACGGCTCGGCAGCGGCGGCGTCGTGCGCAGCCCCGAGCTGCGGGCGGAGGCCGTGCTGGGGGTGGCCGGGAAGGCGTGGGAGCTGGGCCTCGGGGTGCGGGCGGTCACCGCCAGCCCGCTGCCCGGGCCCTCCGGTAACGTCGAGTACTTTCTCTGGTTGCGGGCGGGGGCACCCCGGGTGGACCCGGCCGACGTCGACCGTGCAGTGGCGGAGGGGCCGCGTTGACACAGAACCGTGCGCGTACTGTTTTCCTGCTCGCCCACACCGGGCGGCCCGCGGCGATCCGCAGCGCGGAACTCGTCGTCAAGGGCCTGGTGCGGCACGGCATCGGGGTGCGGGTGCTGGAGGACGAGGCGCGCGACCTGCCGCTCCCCGACGACGTGCACCTCGTCAAGGAGGCGACCGCGCAGTGCCTGGACGGCTGCGAGCTGCTGATCGTGCTGGGCGGCGACGGCACGCTGCTGCGCGGGGCCGAATTCTCGCGGGCCTCCGGGGTGCCGATGCTCGGCGTCAACCTCGGGCGCGTCGGGTTCCTCGCGGAGGCCGAGCGGGACGACCTCGACCGGGTGGTGGACCGGGTGGTGGACCGGTCCTACGAGGTCGAGGAGCGGATGACCGTCGACGTCGTCGTGCACCGCAACGGCGACATCGTGCACACCGACTGGGCGCTGAACGAGGCCGCCGTGCAGAAGGCCGGCGCCGAGAAGCTGCTGGAGGTCGTGCTGGAGATCGACGGGCGGCCGGTGTCGGAGTTCGGCTGCGACGGAGTGATCCTCTCCACGCCCACCGGTTCCACGGCCTACGCCTTCTCCGCCGGCGGCCCGGTGGTCTGGCCGGAGGTGGAGGCGCTGCTGATGGTGCCGATCAGCGCGCACGCGCTGTTCGCCAAGCCGCTGGTCACCTCACCGGACTCGGTGCTCGCGGTGGAGGTGCTGCCGCACATCCCGCCGGGCGTGCTGTGGT comes from Streptomyces sp. SCL15-4 and encodes:
- a CDS encoding sterol-binding protein yields the protein MATIEECRAALEKLSDNMRGAEGDVRAAAALDRSVSCHITDLDVTFAGRMTGGRIVVDDTFAGPPREKARIRLALAGDDLVALVDGGLDFAAAWGSGRVRLEAGLLDLFRLRKLL
- a CDS encoding TlyA family RNA methyltransferase — translated: MAGVARRRLDAELVRRKLARSREHASQLIAAGRVSVGKTVATKPATQVETAAAIVVSADDSDPDYVSRGGHKLAGALAAFGPRGLVVEGRRALDAGASTGGFTDVLLRAGAAHVVAVDVGYGQLAWSLQQDERVTVKDRTNVRELTLEAIDGEPVDLVVGDLSFIPLGLVLPALKRCVTPDADLVMMVKPQFEVGKERLGSGGVVRSPELRAEAVLGVAGKAWELGLGVRAVTASPLPGPSGNVEYFLWLRAGAPRVDPADVDRAVAEGPR
- a CDS encoding NAD kinase; the encoded protein is MTQNRARTVFLLAHTGRPAAIRSAELVVKGLVRHGIGVRVLEDEARDLPLPDDVHLVKEATAQCLDGCELLIVLGGDGTLLRGAEFSRASGVPMLGVNLGRVGFLAEAERDDLDRVVDRVVDRSYEVEERMTVDVVVHRNGDIVHTDWALNEAAVQKAGAEKLLEVVLEIDGRPVSEFGCDGVILSTPTGSTAYAFSAGGPVVWPEVEALLMVPISAHALFAKPLVTSPDSVLAVEVLPHIPPGVLWCDGRRTVELPPGARVEVRRGAVPVRLARLHHSSFTDRLVAKFALPTTGWRGAPHHSSE